GAAAGGTATGCACAAACTCACCTTCCTTTTCTGCAGATTTCACCAGCGTTGAAGGCAAGATCAAGTCTGAACCGTTGACTGAGAGTTGCAGAATGCCGTTTTCCGGGATACCCGCCGGTGCTGACTGTTGGTTATGAATTGCAACCCCGGAAACAGAAATATCATCAGCTCGACCGGACAGCGTTTGAGTGTCAGCCGTGTAGGCGGCCGGAACAAAACCATCAATTTTTACGCGAACTGCACCACGTCTTTCGGCACGAATTGAGGCATAAGCAAAACGTCCCAGCACCGCAAAACTGTTCTTTACATTGACATATTCAACAAAACAATGGACTCCCAAGCCTTGTGGAAAAGACGAACTGGTCAGCAAAGCCTGTTTTTGCAGGCCGAGGACTACCGATTGCGCCTGGTGTGCCGTAACTTCGATACAGTCGGCGTCGATTGAATCGATTTTTGCAGAATAGCTGATCGGAACCTCATGATAGTAGTTCAATAATTTTAGATCGTTTTTTAGACGTCCTGCTTTCATCTCGCGCAGGGTGTGCAGGATCGCCTCCAAATCCTGTTTACCGTCTTTTATGCTTACGATCTGGAACGTTTCTCGCACAATCCCCCCATACCAAAATTACCTGAACGGCTGACAAACAGGGCAAAAATGGGTTCCCCTCTGACCAAGCCGTTCTTTAACAATCAAAGTACCACAGACAATGCATGGCCTGCCCCCCCTGCCATATACCGCAACCGGAAATGAGCCGGCCTCAAAGACACCATCAATATTGGCACCTTTGGCAGCCACAGCCTGAACCAGCACCCCATGCAGGGCATGATAAAAACGCTCTGCCTCTGATGATGTCAGGTCTGCAGATAGCCTGGCAGGATGTAATTGAGCCCGGAATAGCGTTTCGTCAGCATAGATATTACCGACTCCTGCCACAAACCCCTGATCCAACAGTAACGGTTTTAACTGCCTCCGTGCACCATGCAAGCGATCTAAAAATGTCTTTTGCTGAATCAAGAGCGCATCAGGCCCCAGCTTACTGGTAACTTCTGACGGATCATCAACCAGCCAGA
Above is a window of Trichlorobacter lovleyi SZ DNA encoding:
- a CDS encoding PilZ domain-containing protein gives rise to the protein MRETFQIVSIKDGKQDLEAILHTLREMKAGRLKNDLKLLNYYHEVPISYSAKIDSIDADCIEVTAHQAQSVVLGLQKQALLTSSSFPQGLGVHCFVEYVNVKNSFAVLGRFAYASIRAERRGAVRVKIDGFVPAAYTADTQTLSGRADDISVSGVAIHNQQSAPAGIPENGILQLSVNGSDLILPSTLVKSAEKEGEFVHTFRFEPDKNADKVISQYIYGRQVEIIRQLKEQFQ
- the mutM gene encoding DNA-formamidopyrimidine glycosylase; this translates as MPELPEVESVLQCLTTSNPSLIGRLVREVRILRNSVIDGEASAVVQTVTGSTCCDVYRHGKYLFFGFQGHSASKRVWLALHLRMTGRLFLVPEQEIAERHTRFALLLDHGLALRFDDPRAFGRVWLVDDPSEVTSKLGPDALLIQQKTFLDRLHGARRQLKPLLLDQGFVAGVGNIYADETLFRAQLHPARLSADLTSSEAERFYHALHGVLVQAVAAKGANIDGVFEAGSFPVAVYGRGGRPCIVCGTLIVKERLGQRGTHFCPVCQPFR